In Piliocolobus tephrosceles isolate RC106 chromosome 10, ASM277652v3, whole genome shotgun sequence, a single window of DNA contains:
- the RDH16 gene encoding retinol dehydrogenase 16 yields MWLYLAVFVGLYYLLHWYRERQVLSHLRDRYVFITGCDSGFGKLLARQLDARGLRVLAACLTEKGAELLRDQTSDRLETVTLDVTKTESIAAAAQWVKERVGDRGLWGLVNNAGISLPTAPNEFLTKQDFVTILDVNLLGVIDVTLSLLPLVRKAKGRVVNVSSICGRVSLFGGGYCISKYGVEAFSDSLRRELSYFGVKVAMIEPGYFKTAVTSKERFLKSFLEVWDRSSPEVKQIYGEKFVASYKKSAEQMEQTCTQDLSLVTNCMEHALIACHPRTRYSAGWDAKLLYLPMSYMPTFLVDAIIYWGSPSPAKAL; encoded by the exons ATGTGGCTCTACCTGGCAGTCTTCGTGGGCCTGTACTACCTTCTGCACTGGTACCGGGAGAGGCAGGTGCTGAGCCACCTGAGAGATAGGTATGTGTTCATCACGGGCTGTGACTCTGGCTTCGGGAAACTGCTGGCCAGACAGCTGGACGCACGAGGCTTGCGGGTGCTGGCTGCGTGTCTGACGGAGAAAGGAGCTGAGCTGCTGAGGGACCAGACTTCAGACAGGCTGGAGACGGTGACCCTGGATGTCACCAAGACAGAGAGTATTGCTGCAGCCGCCCAATGGGTGAAGGAACGCGTGGGGGACAGAG GACTCTGGGGCCTGGTGAATAATGCTGGCATCTCCTTGCCCACGGCCCCCAATGAGTTCCTGACCAAGCAGGACTTTGTGACCATATTGGACGTGAACTTGTTGGGGGTGATCGACGTGACTCTGAGCCTGCTGCCCTTAGTGAGGAAGGCCAAGGGCCGTGTGGTCAACGTCTCCAGTATCTGTGGCCGGGTGTCACTTTTTGGTGGAGGCTATTGCATCTCCAAGTATGGCGTGGAAGCCTTCTCCGACTCCCTCAG GAGGGAACTCTCCTACTTTGGGGTGAAGGTGGCTATGATTGAGCCTGGCTATTTCAAGACTGCTGTGACCAGTAAAGAGAGATTCTTAAAGAGCTTCCTGGAGGTTTGGGACCGGTCCAGTCCAGAGGTCAAGCAGATCTACGGCGAGAAGTTTGTTGCATCCT ATAAGAAATCAGCTGAACAAATGGAGCAGACTTGCACACAGGATTTGTCCTTGGTGACCAACTGCATGGAGCATGCGCTGATTGCCTGCCACCCCCGCACTCGCTACTCAGCTGGCTGGGATGCCAAGCTTCTCTACCTCCCCATGAGCTACATGCCCACCTTCCTGGTGGATGCCATTATCTACTGGGGTTCTCCAAGCCCGGCCAAGGCTCTATGA